Within the uncultured Draconibacterium sp. genome, the region TCCTCAGCAGTAATATTCAACACTTCTTTTGCAGGATATGCATTTCTGACCGACTTAATTTTCTCCACCAGCGCACATAAATGATTCAGTTTATTATCCTGAACAGCGTAAAATACCCTAGTCTTATCAGCGTGGCTACCAAACGTGTTTCCGTTGTAGGTTAAAGTATTCCCCTTCCAGTCGACAGACTTCCAGAAAATGCGGTTAAACTGATCCCACTTTGCATACACCTCGTCGCGGTTCGTTTTTAGTACATTCTTTTCTCCAGATGTGAATTCATCAAACTCCTGGCACAAGCGTATCACCTCCAGGTAGAACTTCGAGTGGTTTTTATTGAATTCAATTTGTATGGAGAAATCCGGGATCATACCAACAAAATCAGCTATTCAACAGGTGTCAACGTATACTCATGTACCGGATTATATTCCATCACCCAAAGGAAAGGAACCAAAACAAAGACGCCGCCGATTATAGCTTCAACGTCAGCTTTCTCATTCCTTTTTATTGAAGTATTTAGGTCTTCATATCCTTCCATTTTTAAGACAACATCTGTTTCCGTACCGACAATTTTAGTGTCAGTCATTTTATAAGGCGTATCACCTACATACTGATCATCCAAAAATACCTTTGCCGCTGATGGTACAGACTGGATCATAGTAGTGCCTTTACATCCCGATAATAAGATGATTACCGCAACTATAAAAGCGGAATACTTAACAATCATGTTAGTTCCTTTCATACAATTATATTTTAAGTTCATGAATTCTATTACTAACGACGAAGCCGGTGAACTCGCCCGAAAATTCAAAGCCCTTCGGGAAATGCTAACGGAGAAACAACCTTTATCCATTCCGTCACCTCGTTACGAAGCTCAATCAATCCTGTTACTTTATTACCGCGTAACAAATCTTTAGCAATTCGCTTGTTCAAATCTCCGTTAAAGTTTATCAGCCAGGCAAGGTTTTCACGGGCATTACGTTTCATTTTCACATCGCCCTGTATCAACTGCATCCTTTGCAGCAGGTATTCAGTAATTTGCTGTTGTTTCCAGGTTTCAATTATGTTTTGGGATTCGTCTTTCATTATTATTAAATAAATTAATTATATTAGATGTCCCTTTGACTCGCAGTATGGCCTTTTAATAACCTTTAATGTTGTTGGGTAATAATCGTTCGCCGTTTTATTAATAACCGGTGCGTTATTGTATTTATTAACTTTTAGGTACCGGTTTGTTTGTTTAACTCTTCATTTCTGCGCATAGTCATGTCGTCGATAATTCTCTCATACCGCGCACACCTTTCTTTTAACTCATAAATTTCATCAATTAACTGCTTATACATCTCTGGTTCTTCTTTTGGGTTATTAATAGTATTATTTGTGGAGCTTTTTATCATATCACCGTTTCCGGTAAGAAGCCAGTCCACATTTAAATCAGG harbors:
- a CDS encoding PEGA domain-containing protein, which translates into the protein MKGTNMIVKYSAFIVAVIILLSGCKGTTMIQSVPSAAKVFLDDQYVGDTPYKMTDTKIVGTETDVVLKMEGYEDLNTSIKRNEKADVEAIIGGVFVLVPFLWVMEYNPVHEYTLTPVE